A single region of the Amia ocellicauda isolate fAmiCal2 chromosome 8, fAmiCal2.hap1, whole genome shotgun sequence genome encodes:
- the LOC136755076 gene encoding uncharacterized protein LOC136755076 isoform X1: MLRTSKKKVTFIEKPAVLGGERHALSGQPHSRTLQSFLPLLVKQLSLSPVSYRQLKDGGVVTTEQIGQIELEGCRERKVAKLLEIVKNAELPVFGAFCVVLGEMGYWYLSQTLQSAAKENMLVTEGRAAKNNKDLKEVVLLHKDITHSREANLGLCRKMQYLKCEYDKSPQGQIHCQPHDPTVLCLHPYLTASHLSSGCVRGIFAIGKISCSGLFFSGSDPWGRCWLWCGRRGRWRRGRNATPSSRAQSCAD, encoded by the exons ATGCTGCGGACTTCCAAGAAGAAAGTTACCTTCATCGAGAAGCCAGCAGTGT TGGGAGGAGAGAGACATGCCCTGTCTGGTCAGCCTCACTCTCGGACCCTGCAGTCCTTCCTGCCCCTGCTGGTCAAACAGCTGTCTCTGTCCCCCGTCTCCTACCGACAACTTAAAGATGGGGGGGTTGTGACCACAGAGCAAATCGGACAGATTGAG CTTGAAGGCTGCCGAGAGCGGAAAGTTGCCAAGCTGCTGGAGATCGTGAAGAATGCTGAGCTCCCAGTTTTCGGCGCTTTCTGCGTTGTCCTCGGAGAGATGGGTTACTGGTATCTCTCTCAAACGCTTCAGTCAGCAGCCAAAGAAAACATGCTGGTCACAG aagGTAGAGCAGCCAAGAACAACAAGGATTTGAAAGAAGTGGTTCTGCTTCATAAGGACATCACACATTCAAGAGAGGCCAACCTAGGGCTGTGCAGAAAAATGCAGTATCTCAAATGCGAATATGATAAAAG TCCCCAGGGACAGATCCACTGCCAACCCCACGATCCCACTGTCCTCTGCCTTCACCCTTATCTCACTGCTTCACACCTATCCAGTGGCTGCGTCCGAGGCATTTTTGCAATTGGAAAGATCTCCTGTTCTGGCCTGTTCTTCTCAGGCTCCGATCCCTGGGGGAGATGCTGGCTCTGGTGcgggaggagagggaggtggCGGAGAGGGAGAAACGCGACACCGAGCAGCAGAGCGCAGAGCTGCGCAGACTGA
- the LOC136755076 gene encoding uncharacterized protein LOC136755076 isoform X2: MLRTSKKKVTFIEKPAVLGGERHALSGQPHSRTLQSFLPLLVKQLSLSPVSYRQLKDGGVVTTEQIGQIELEGCRERKVAKLLEIVKNAELPVFGAFCVVLGEMGYWYLSQTLQSAAKENMLVTGRAAKNNKDLKEVVLLHKDITHSREANLGLCRKMQYLKCEYDKSPQGQIHCQPHDPTVLCLHPYLTASHLSSGCVRGIFAIGKISCSGLFFSGSDPWGRCWLWCGRRGRWRRGRNATPSSRAQSCAD, translated from the exons ATGCTGCGGACTTCCAAGAAGAAAGTTACCTTCATCGAGAAGCCAGCAGTGT TGGGAGGAGAGAGACATGCCCTGTCTGGTCAGCCTCACTCTCGGACCCTGCAGTCCTTCCTGCCCCTGCTGGTCAAACAGCTGTCTCTGTCCCCCGTCTCCTACCGACAACTTAAAGATGGGGGGGTTGTGACCACAGAGCAAATCGGACAGATTGAG CTTGAAGGCTGCCGAGAGCGGAAAGTTGCCAAGCTGCTGGAGATCGTGAAGAATGCTGAGCTCCCAGTTTTCGGCGCTTTCTGCGTTGTCCTCGGAGAGATGGGTTACTGGTATCTCTCTCAAACGCTTCAGTCAGCAGCCAAAGAAAACATGCTGGTCACAG GTAGAGCAGCCAAGAACAACAAGGATTTGAAAGAAGTGGTTCTGCTTCATAAGGACATCACACATTCAAGAGAGGCCAACCTAGGGCTGTGCAGAAAAATGCAGTATCTCAAATGCGAATATGATAAAAG TCCCCAGGGACAGATCCACTGCCAACCCCACGATCCCACTGTCCTCTGCCTTCACCCTTATCTCACTGCTTCACACCTATCCAGTGGCTGCGTCCGAGGCATTTTTGCAATTGGAAAGATCTCCTGTTCTGGCCTGTTCTTCTCAGGCTCCGATCCCTGGGGGAGATGCTGGCTCTGGTGcgggaggagagggaggtggCGGAGAGGGAGAAACGCGACACCGAGCAGCAGAGCGCAGAGCTGCGCAGACTGA
- the LOC136755076 gene encoding uncharacterized protein LOC136755076 isoform X3 — MLRTSKKKVTFIEKPAVLGGERHALSGQPHSRTLQSFLPLLVKQLSLSPVSYRQLKDGGVVTTEQIGQIELEGCRERKVAKLLEIVKNAELPVFGAFCVVLGEMGYWYLSQTLQSAAKENMLVTEGRAAKNNKDLKEVVLLHKDITHSREANLGLCRKMQYLKCEYDKRLRSLGEMLALVREEREVAEREKRDTEQQSAELRRLNTEIHTLIARLQASCGAGLSVDPRGEAATRPHRCPRVGLFLG; from the exons ATGCTGCGGACTTCCAAGAAGAAAGTTACCTTCATCGAGAAGCCAGCAGTGT TGGGAGGAGAGAGACATGCCCTGTCTGGTCAGCCTCACTCTCGGACCCTGCAGTCCTTCCTGCCCCTGCTGGTCAAACAGCTGTCTCTGTCCCCCGTCTCCTACCGACAACTTAAAGATGGGGGGGTTGTGACCACAGAGCAAATCGGACAGATTGAG CTTGAAGGCTGCCGAGAGCGGAAAGTTGCCAAGCTGCTGGAGATCGTGAAGAATGCTGAGCTCCCAGTTTTCGGCGCTTTCTGCGTTGTCCTCGGAGAGATGGGTTACTGGTATCTCTCTCAAACGCTTCAGTCAGCAGCCAAAGAAAACATGCTGGTCACAG aagGTAGAGCAGCCAAGAACAACAAGGATTTGAAAGAAGTGGTTCTGCTTCATAAGGACATCACACATTCAAGAGAGGCCAACCTAGGGCTGTGCAGAAAAATGCAGTATCTCAAATGCGAATATGATAAAAG GCTCCGATCCCTGGGGGAGATGCTGGCTCTGGTGcgggaggagagggaggtggCGGAGAGGGAGAAACGCGACACCGAGCAGCAGAGCGCAGAGCTGCGCAGACTGAACACCGAGATCCACACCCTCATCGCCCGGCTGCAGGCGAGCTGCGGCGCCGGTCTCAGCGTCGACCCGCGGGGTGAGGCAGCGACACGGCCGCACAGATGCCCGAGGGTGGGCTTGTTCCTGGGCTGA